The Manihot esculenta cultivar AM560-2 chromosome 11, M.esculenta_v8, whole genome shotgun sequence genome includes a region encoding these proteins:
- the LOC110626380 gene encoding uncharacterized protein LOC110626380 isoform X1: MLNSGNNLSRGSATMSSDVPPLTQCLPLEPIALGNQKYTRSGEVRRVLGVPLGSISEDHPFGVSHPKPPPPVATEELKHFKESVQDASRMARDRAKMLRDSLFKLDKYRETLSSKKRQRSELSLNERSNGAKMGSQIHRNPHDIMAQRLEERSKNVGMNKRVRTSVADVRSDGRSSSASRQHLIMEKGGDILQDAGGVIRRLPAGGEGWDTKNKKKRSVGLVGSRVINGDRDLKRAIHPKIGADSKLRSCDAQGFRSKSSPGVGGINKLDSTLEPSGSDTSTVLRNEMDTGTLSRDRLSPLEQKVVTKGSNKPNIHEDNLGSSPSTMIKPKVSRGPRTMVLDSSLRVQSSSTSLQGAEQPTSSNKVAVPGVVNNHKRQISAGSASMAQWVGQRPHKNSRTRRANIVAPVSNNVETQIPSQGFQANDMTARTSLGANGSIVANSADNTIPKFKREIDSVPSPFGLSESEESGAGENKTKDKGIDSGEVALTATQKAGPFLMPARNNKLPTSEIGDGIRRQGRSGRGSLTRPAVHTVRDNLENLPTMKPLQSVKPTSDRNKSKTGRPPSKKLKERKSLARVGPLVNSGSVDFTGESDDDHEELFLAANSARNSSNRACCGPFWKKMESVFSSLSSVDMSYLKQQLSFAEELDESLSQMLGGGYNLLGVLVHKEISDYSGERQGNDSNQESFRNASLCGKIDIGKLEKGAPLYQRVLSALIEEEESEEFYFHGEGKNMPLHYASDDSHCGSCNLIDIEPKDRDRVESEVESKVNFQTQKNSFLERFSYDKSVASNTIRNPSMPNSLHSNEQWPGDDDFSQLESGHTSEISSNDVGQRQTKELNMSGFSSSDLKYQLMCLDDRVMLELQSIGICPETLPDLAEGEEVINQDIIGLKEGLYEQIGRKKRKLGKIGKAIQKGKEVEKRDIEQVAMDQLIEMAYRKRLACRGNNSSKSAVRKVSRQVALAFIKRTLARCRKFEDTGSSCFSEPALQEVIFATPPSNNDAKSVDCVGSGTASNTCNEVSNHHAEARGSGAVSSALERDDSHGDYFDRGKKREVLIDDVIGSASSRVTSTLDSGGLGGVKGRRSDRDRDQNKDAFKSERKTKSKPKQKINHFSTSGNGPRGSAGHSAANASNKTDREISLGNVPRDASKEADEGVDLGNLQLNELDTIGLDVPNELGGPPDLYSWLNFDDDGLQDHDSIGLAIPMDDLTELNMIM; encoded by the exons GGATAGAGCGAAAATGTTGCGTGATTCATTATTCAAATTGGACAAGTATAGGGAAACTTTAAGCTCAAAGAAGAGACAGAGGAGTGAACTTTCATTAAATGAAAGGTCAAATGGAGCAAAAATGGGGAGTCAGATTCATAGAAATCCACATGACATTATGGCTCAGAGATTGGAAGAGAGATCCAAGAATGTTGGGATGAATAAGCGTGTTCGTACGTCAGTGGCTGATGTGCGG TCAGATGGTAGGTCCAGCTCTGCCTCAAGGCAGCATTTGATCATGGAAAAGGGTGGAGATATACTCCAGGATGCTGGTGGGGTTATCCGTAGATTGCCTGCCGGAGGTGAAGGATGggatacaaaaaataaaaagaagcgTTCTGTTGGATTGGTGGGTAGTCGAGTTATAAATGGTGATCGAGATCTAAAACGAGCTATACATCCAAAAATTGGTGCTGACTCTAAGTTGCGATCGTGTGATGCTCAGGGTTTCAG ATCAAAATCTTCACCTGGTGTTGGTGGAATCAACAAGTTGGATAGTACTTTGGAGCCTAGTGGTTCAGACACCAGTACAGTACTCAGGAATGAAATGGACACTGGAACTCTTTCAAGAGATCGTTTGTCCCCTTTAGAGCAGAAAGTTGTGACAAAAGGAAGCAATAA GCCAAATATTCATGAAGATAACTTAGGAAGCAGTCCTAGTACAATGATAAAACCAAAGGTTTCTAGGGGGCCACGTACCATGGTGTTAGACTCATCCCTCAGAGTTCAGTCCTCATCTACATCTCTTCAAGGTGCGGAACAGCCTACAAGTTCAAATAAAGTTGCAGTGCCTGGTGTGGTAAATAATCATAAGCGGCAAATATCTGCAGGTTCAGCTTCTATGGCTCAGTGGGTTGGTCAGAGGCCGCATAAAAACTCCCGCACAAGGAGGGCAAATATAGTTGCTCCTGTTTCAAACAATGTTGAGACTCAGATACCGTCTCAAGGTTTTCAAGCTAATGATATGACTGCCAGAACTTCCCTTGGGGCCAATGGATCAATAGTTGCTAACAGTGCAGACAATACTATCCCCAAATTTAAAAGGGAAATTGACAGTGTTCCATCTCCATTCGGGTTATCTGAAAGCGAAGAATCAGGTGCTGGGGAGaataaaacaaaagataaaggAATAGATAGTGGTGAGGTTGCTCTGACTGCAACTCAGAAAGCTGGGCCTTTTCTTATGCCTGCTCGAAATAATAAATTACCTACTAGTGAGATTGGGGACGGTATAAGGCGACAAGGAAGGAGTGGAAGGGGTTCATTAACAAGGCCAGCTGTTCATACAGTGAGAGACAACTTAGAGAATCTACCAACAATGAAGCCACTTCAGAGTGTGAAACCCACTTCTGATAGGAATAAAAG CAAAACAGGTCGTCCACCTTCAAAAAAGTTGAAAGAGCGAAAGTCTTTAGCTCGTGTTGGGCCATTGGTTAATAGTGGATCTGTAGATTTCACAG GAGAATCTGATGATGATCATGAAGAGCTATTTTTGGCTGCCAATTCTGCTCGGAATTCAAGCA ACCGTGCATGTTGTGGTCCATTTTGGAAGAAAATGGAATCTGTTTTTTCTTCTCTCAGCTCAGTGGATATGTCCTACTTAAAACAACAG CTAAGTTTTGCAGAGGAGCTTGATGAAAGTTTGTCTCAGATGCTTGGTGGTGGTTATAATCTTTTG GGAGTTCTTGTGCATAAAGAAATATCTGATTATTCCGGGGAAAGACAAGGCAATGACTCAAACCAAGAATCATTCAGGAATGCTTCATTATGTGGAAAGATTGACATAGGAAAATTGGAGAAGGGTGCTCCATTATACCAGAGAGTTCTTTCTGCTTtgatagaagaagaagaaagtgaAGAATTTTACTTCCATGGTGAAGGGAAGAATATGCCACTTCACTATGCCAGTGATGATTCTCATTGTGGTTCTTGTAATCTGATTGACATTGAACCCAAAGATAGGGACAGGGTGGAATCTGAAGTTGAGTCAAAAGTGAACTTTCAGACCCAGAAGAATTCTTTCTTGGAAAGATTTTCATATGATAAGAGTGTTGCATCTAACACAATAAGGAACCCAAGCATGCCAAATTCTTTGCATAGCAATGAACAGTGGCCAGGAGATGATGATTTTTCACAATTGGAAAGTGGGCATACCAGTGAAATAAGTTCAAATGATGTGGGCCAACGGCAGACAAAAGAATTAAATATGAGTGGCTTCTCTTCTTCTGATCTCAAGTATCAGCTGATGTGCCTTGATGATAGGGTTATGCTGGAGCTACAGAGCATTGGAATTTGTCCAGAGACATTG CCTGATCTGGCCGAGGGAGAGGAAGTGATTAACCAAGATATAATAGGACTTAAGGAAGGACTGTACGAACAG ATtggaagaaagaaaaggaaattagGGAAAATTGGTAAGGCTAttcagaaagggaaagaggtgGAAAAAAG GGACATTGAGCAGGTTGCTATGGACCAACTTATTGAGATGGCTTATAGAAAACGACTG GCTTGCCGTGGGAATAATTCCTCAAAGAGTGCAGTCCGCAAAGTTTCAAGACAAGTTGCACTGGCTTTTATTAAGCGCACTCTAGCTAGATGTAGAAAATTTGAAGACACGGGCAGCAGTTGCTTTAGTGAGCCTGCATTACAGGAGGTCATTTTTGCTACGCCTCCAAGCAACAATGATGCCAAGTCTGTTGATTGTGTTGGTTCAGGAACCGCAAGTAACACGTGTAATGAAGTTTCTAACCATCATGCTGAAGCCAGAGGCTCAG GTGCTGTTTCTAGTGCTTTGGAGAGAGATGATTCACATGGTGATTACTTTGATAGAGGTAAGAAGAGGGAAGTGCTTATTGATGATGTTATCGGCAGTGCTTCCTCAAGAGTTACATCGACTCTTGATAGCGGTGGGCTTGGTGGAGTAAAGGGTAGGAGAAGCGACAGAGATAGGGATCAAAACAAAGATGCCTTCAAAAGTGAACGCAAAACGAAATCAAAGCCCAAGCAAAAGATTAATCATTTTTCAACATCTGGAAATGGACCTCGTGGATCTGCTGGTCATTCAGCGGCTAATGCTAGCAATAAAACAGACAGGGAAATTTCTCTCGGTAACGTCCCTCGGGATGCTTCTAAAGAAGCAGATGAAGGTGTCGATTTGGGGAACTTGCAGCTGAACGAATTAGATACAATTGGACTAGATGTACCAAATGAACTTGGGGGGCCACCGGATCTATATTCATGGTtgaattttgatgatgatggCTTACAAGACCATGATTCCATAGGTCTTGCAATACCAATGGATGACCTTACAGAGTTGAATATGATTATGTAG
- the LOC110626380 gene encoding uncharacterized protein LOC110626380 isoform X5 gives MEKGGDILQDAGGVIRRLPAGGEGWDTKNKKKRSVGLVGSRVINGDRDLKRAIHPKIGADSKLRSCDAQGFRSKSSPGVGGINKLDSTLEPSGSDTSTVLRNEMDTGTLSRDRLSPLEQKVVTKGSNKPNIHEDNLGSSPSTMIKPKVSRGPRTMVLDSSLRVQSSSTSLQGAEQPTSSNKVAVPGVVNNHKRQISAGSASMAQWVGQRPHKNSRTRRANIVAPVSNNVETQIPSQGFQANDMTARTSLGANGSIVANSADNTIPKFKREIDSVPSPFGLSESEESGAGENKTKDKGIDSGEVALTATQKAGPFLMPARNNKLPTSEIGDGIRRQGRSGRGSLTRPAVHTVRDNLENLPTMKPLQSVKPTSDRNKSKTGRPPSKKLKERKSLARVGPLVNSGSVDFTGESDDDHEELFLAANSARNSSNRACCGPFWKKMESVFSSLSSVDMSYLKQQLSFAEELDESLSQMLGGGYNLLGVLVHKEISDYSGERQGNDSNQESFRNASLCGKIDIGKLEKGAPLYQRVLSALIEEEESEEFYFHGEGKNMPLHYASDDSHCGSCNLIDIEPKDRDRVESEVESKVNFQTQKNSFLERFSYDKSVASNTIRNPSMPNSLHSNEQWPGDDDFSQLESGHTSEISSNDVGQRQTKELNMSGFSSSDLKYQLMCLDDRVMLELQSIGICPETLPDLAEGEEVINQDIIGLKEGLYEQIGRKKRKLGKIGKAIQKGKEVEKRDIEQVAMDQLIEMAYRKRLACRGNNSSKSAVRKVSRQVALAFIKRTLARCRKFEDTGSSCFSEPALQEVIFATPPSNNDAKSVDCVGSGTASNTCNEVSNHHAEARGSGAVSSALERDDSHGDYFDRGKKREVLIDDVIGSASSRVTSTLDSGGLGGVKGRRSDRDRDQNKDAFKSERKTKSKPKQKINHFSTSGNGPRGSAGHSAANASNKTDREISLGNVPRDASKEADEGVDLGNLQLNELDTIGLDVPNELGGPPDLYSWLNFDDDGLQDHDSIGLAIPMDDLTELNMIM, from the exons ATGGAAAAGGGTGGAGATATACTCCAGGATGCTGGTGGGGTTATCCGTAGATTGCCTGCCGGAGGTGAAGGATGggatacaaaaaataaaaagaagcgTTCTGTTGGATTGGTGGGTAGTCGAGTTATAAATGGTGATCGAGATCTAAAACGAGCTATACATCCAAAAATTGGTGCTGACTCTAAGTTGCGATCGTGTGATGCTCAGGGTTTCAG ATCAAAATCTTCACCTGGTGTTGGTGGAATCAACAAGTTGGATAGTACTTTGGAGCCTAGTGGTTCAGACACCAGTACAGTACTCAGGAATGAAATGGACACTGGAACTCTTTCAAGAGATCGTTTGTCCCCTTTAGAGCAGAAAGTTGTGACAAAAGGAAGCAATAA GCCAAATATTCATGAAGATAACTTAGGAAGCAGTCCTAGTACAATGATAAAACCAAAGGTTTCTAGGGGGCCACGTACCATGGTGTTAGACTCATCCCTCAGAGTTCAGTCCTCATCTACATCTCTTCAAGGTGCGGAACAGCCTACAAGTTCAAATAAAGTTGCAGTGCCTGGTGTGGTAAATAATCATAAGCGGCAAATATCTGCAGGTTCAGCTTCTATGGCTCAGTGGGTTGGTCAGAGGCCGCATAAAAACTCCCGCACAAGGAGGGCAAATATAGTTGCTCCTGTTTCAAACAATGTTGAGACTCAGATACCGTCTCAAGGTTTTCAAGCTAATGATATGACTGCCAGAACTTCCCTTGGGGCCAATGGATCAATAGTTGCTAACAGTGCAGACAATACTATCCCCAAATTTAAAAGGGAAATTGACAGTGTTCCATCTCCATTCGGGTTATCTGAAAGCGAAGAATCAGGTGCTGGGGAGaataaaacaaaagataaaggAATAGATAGTGGTGAGGTTGCTCTGACTGCAACTCAGAAAGCTGGGCCTTTTCTTATGCCTGCTCGAAATAATAAATTACCTACTAGTGAGATTGGGGACGGTATAAGGCGACAAGGAAGGAGTGGAAGGGGTTCATTAACAAGGCCAGCTGTTCATACAGTGAGAGACAACTTAGAGAATCTACCAACAATGAAGCCACTTCAGAGTGTGAAACCCACTTCTGATAGGAATAAAAG CAAAACAGGTCGTCCACCTTCAAAAAAGTTGAAAGAGCGAAAGTCTTTAGCTCGTGTTGGGCCATTGGTTAATAGTGGATCTGTAGATTTCACAG GAGAATCTGATGATGATCATGAAGAGCTATTTTTGGCTGCCAATTCTGCTCGGAATTCAAGCA ACCGTGCATGTTGTGGTCCATTTTGGAAGAAAATGGAATCTGTTTTTTCTTCTCTCAGCTCAGTGGATATGTCCTACTTAAAACAACAG CTAAGTTTTGCAGAGGAGCTTGATGAAAGTTTGTCTCAGATGCTTGGTGGTGGTTATAATCTTTTG GGAGTTCTTGTGCATAAAGAAATATCTGATTATTCCGGGGAAAGACAAGGCAATGACTCAAACCAAGAATCATTCAGGAATGCTTCATTATGTGGAAAGATTGACATAGGAAAATTGGAGAAGGGTGCTCCATTATACCAGAGAGTTCTTTCTGCTTtgatagaagaagaagaaagtgaAGAATTTTACTTCCATGGTGAAGGGAAGAATATGCCACTTCACTATGCCAGTGATGATTCTCATTGTGGTTCTTGTAATCTGATTGACATTGAACCCAAAGATAGGGACAGGGTGGAATCTGAAGTTGAGTCAAAAGTGAACTTTCAGACCCAGAAGAATTCTTTCTTGGAAAGATTTTCATATGATAAGAGTGTTGCATCTAACACAATAAGGAACCCAAGCATGCCAAATTCTTTGCATAGCAATGAACAGTGGCCAGGAGATGATGATTTTTCACAATTGGAAAGTGGGCATACCAGTGAAATAAGTTCAAATGATGTGGGCCAACGGCAGACAAAAGAATTAAATATGAGTGGCTTCTCTTCTTCTGATCTCAAGTATCAGCTGATGTGCCTTGATGATAGGGTTATGCTGGAGCTACAGAGCATTGGAATTTGTCCAGAGACATTG CCTGATCTGGCCGAGGGAGAGGAAGTGATTAACCAAGATATAATAGGACTTAAGGAAGGACTGTACGAACAG ATtggaagaaagaaaaggaaattagGGAAAATTGGTAAGGCTAttcagaaagggaaagaggtgGAAAAAAG GGACATTGAGCAGGTTGCTATGGACCAACTTATTGAGATGGCTTATAGAAAACGACTG GCTTGCCGTGGGAATAATTCCTCAAAGAGTGCAGTCCGCAAAGTTTCAAGACAAGTTGCACTGGCTTTTATTAAGCGCACTCTAGCTAGATGTAGAAAATTTGAAGACACGGGCAGCAGTTGCTTTAGTGAGCCTGCATTACAGGAGGTCATTTTTGCTACGCCTCCAAGCAACAATGATGCCAAGTCTGTTGATTGTGTTGGTTCAGGAACCGCAAGTAACACGTGTAATGAAGTTTCTAACCATCATGCTGAAGCCAGAGGCTCAG GTGCTGTTTCTAGTGCTTTGGAGAGAGATGATTCACATGGTGATTACTTTGATAGAGGTAAGAAGAGGGAAGTGCTTATTGATGATGTTATCGGCAGTGCTTCCTCAAGAGTTACATCGACTCTTGATAGCGGTGGGCTTGGTGGAGTAAAGGGTAGGAGAAGCGACAGAGATAGGGATCAAAACAAAGATGCCTTCAAAAGTGAACGCAAAACGAAATCAAAGCCCAAGCAAAAGATTAATCATTTTTCAACATCTGGAAATGGACCTCGTGGATCTGCTGGTCATTCAGCGGCTAATGCTAGCAATAAAACAGACAGGGAAATTTCTCTCGGTAACGTCCCTCGGGATGCTTCTAAAGAAGCAGATGAAGGTGTCGATTTGGGGAACTTGCAGCTGAACGAATTAGATACAATTGGACTAGATGTACCAAATGAACTTGGGGGGCCACCGGATCTATATTCATGGTtgaattttgatgatgatggCTTACAAGACCATGATTCCATAGGTCTTGCAATACCAATGGATGACCTTACAGAGTTGAATATGATTATGTAG